In Synechococcus sp. CC9616, the following are encoded in one genomic region:
- a CDS encoding AbrB family transcriptional regulator: MLTGSDLLSKVKDLGDVSKSDLVRACGYVSTKKDGGERLNFTAFYEALLEAKGVTLAADGKAGVGKGGRKLSYVATVQGNGNLLIGKAYTAMLDLKPGDNFEIKLGKKAIRLIPEGGAEEIEE, translated from the coding sequence ATGCTCACAGGATCTGATCTTCTTTCAAAAGTCAAAGACCTAGGCGATGTCTCCAAGTCTGACCTGGTAAGAGCATGCGGCTACGTTTCCACCAAGAAGGACGGCGGAGAGCGACTTAATTTCACCGCCTTCTATGAAGCTCTCCTGGAAGCCAAGGGAGTCACTTTGGCTGCAGATGGCAAGGCTGGCGTTGGCAAAGGTGGCAGAAAACTCAGCTACGTTGCCACTGTGCAAGGCAACGGAAACCTGCTGATTGGAAAGGCTTATACAGCGATGCTTGATCTAAAGCCTGGCGACAATTTTGAAATCAAGCTTGGCAAGAAAGCAATTCGTCTGATTCCCGAAGGTGGAGCGGAAGAAATCGAAGAGTGA
- a CDS encoding DUF2973 domain-containing protein, with translation MSTFFPIAYAFVFACLLVQIFQSMRNSANPGLAARKDRTGLRTIHPELLDENGNVTDEELWSVRFADPKEGKWAPEAG, from the coding sequence ATGTCCACCTTTTTTCCCATTGCTTATGCCTTTGTCTTTGCCTGTCTTCTTGTTCAGATTTTTCAGTCAATGCGAAATTCTGCTAATCCAGGCCTGGCAGCCAGGAAGGACAGAACTGGCTTGAGAACTATTCATCCGGAATTATTGGACGAGAACGGCAACGTCACTGACGAAGAGCTTTGGTCAGTTAGGTTCGCTGATCCTAAAGAAGGCAAGTGGGCGCCAGAAGCTGGTTAG